In one window of Helianthus annuus cultivar XRQ/B chromosome 17, HanXRQr2.0-SUNRISE, whole genome shotgun sequence DNA:
- the LOC110926037 gene encoding callose synthase 12 codes for MTHRHRPPPSPEPHPTTTTTYNIIPIHNLLADHPSLRFPEVRAATAALRAVGDLRRPPFIPWQPHYDLLDWLGAFFGFQSHNVSNQREHLVLHLSNAQMRLQPPPDIIDTLDHTVLRKFRRKLLSNYTRWCSFIGCKSNIWISDSRRQISDADSRRELLYVALYLLIWGESANLRFMPECICYIFHHMAMELNRILEDYIDENTGRPVLPSISGENAFLERVVKPIYDTVKLEVEFSRNGTAPHANWRNYDDINEYFWDKRCFDKLKWPIDIGSNFFATTSRGKRVGKTGFVEQRSFLNLFRSFDKLWIMLFMFLQAAIIVAWKDRKTYPWEALEDRDVQVKALSVFITWSALRLLQAVLDVVMQYKLVSRETLWLGVRMVLKIVTSVVWIIIFLVFYTRMWSQRNNDGRWTSAANKRVVNFLEVVFVFILPEILALVLFIIPWVRNFLENTNWRVFYIITWWFQSKAFVGRGLREGLVDNIKYSLFWIAVLATKFTFSYFLQIKPMIQPTKAILDLDDVEYEWHQFFGNSNRFAVGLLWLPVVLIYLMDLQIWYSIYSSFVGAGVGLLSHLGEIRNVQQLRLRFQFFASAMQFNLMPEEQLLNTRGTLRSKFKDALHRFQLRYGFGTPFKKLDSNQIEAHKFALIWNEIILTFREEDIVSDREVELLELPQNTWNVNVVRWPCFLLANELLLALRQAKELVDAPDKWLWSKIKKHEYRRCSVIETYDSVRHLLLTIVQYNTQEHSIVTTIFQEIDNSINIGKFTKTFNMYALPKIHNHLITLVGLLTKSKKDVNKVINILQALYEVVIRDFFREKRTMNELKEDGLAPHRPLSGAGLLFENAVELPGSENENFYRQTRRLHTILTSRDSMNNIPVNIEARRRIAFFSNSLFMNIPHAPQVEKMMAFSVLTPYYNEEVVYSKEQLRTENEDGISVLYYLQTIYADEWVNFLQRMKREGMVSEDELWTNKLRDLRLWASYRGQTLARTVRGMMYYYRALKMLAFLDSASEMDIREGARELVPLGSISSADGSIRAGRSLQRADSTMSTMFKGHEYGTALMKYTYVVACQIYGTQKAKKDPHAEEILYLMKNNEALRVAYVDEVVKRDGTDYYSVLVKYDQELEKEVEVYRVKLPGPLKLGEGKPENQNHALIFTRGDAVQTIDMNQDNYFEEALKMRNLLEEYKMKYGLRKPNILGVRENIFTGSVSSLAWFMSAQETSFVTLGQRVLANPLKIRLHYGHPDVFDRFWFLTRGGLSKASRLINLSEDIFAGFNCTLRGGNVTHHEYIQVGKGRDVGLNQVSMFEAKVASGNGEQVLSRDVYRLGHRLDFFRMLSFFYTTVGFFFNTMMISLTVYAFLWGRLYLALSGVENSVTGDASTNRALGTILNQQFIVQLGIFTALPMIVENTLELGFLSAIWDFITMQLQLSSVFYTFSLGTRSHYFGRTILHGGAKYRATGRGFVVEHKKFAENYRLYARSHFIKAIELGLILTVYAGYSPVAKGTFTYIALTISSWFLVFSWIMAPFVFNPSGFDWLKTVYDYDDFMNWIGFRGGVFAKSEESWERWWYEEQDHLRNTGLFGKIFEIILDLRFFFFQYGIVYQLGIAAGSKSFAVYILSWIYVIVALVLYTVVVYARDKYSAREHIYYRLVQFLVVALGILILIALLEFTQFKFLDIFTSLLAFLPTGWGFLLIAQVFRPVLEKTIFWGTVVSVARTYDTMFGVIVLTPVAVLSWMPGFQSMQTRILFNEAFSRGLRIFQIIVGKKSKA; via the coding sequence ATGACCCACCGGCACCGTCCTCCACCCTCACCGGAACCCCAtcccactaccaccaccacctacAACATAATCCCCATCCACAACCTCCTCGCCGACCACCCCTCCCTCCGCTTCCCAGAAGTCCGCGCCGCCACCGCCGCCCTCCGCGCCGTCGGCGACCTCCGCCGCCCACCCTTCATCCCATGGCAACCACACTACGACCTTCTAGACTGGCTCGGCGCCTTCTTCGGCTTCCAATCCCACAACGTTTCAAACCAACGCGAACACCTCGTCCTCCACTTATCCAACGCTCAGATGCGGCTTCAACCACCGCCGGATATCATCGACACCCTCGACCACACCGTTCTCCGCAAGTTTCGCCGGAAACTTTTGAGTAACTACACTCGTTGGTGCTCGTTTATTGGATGTAAATCTAACATCTGGATCTCTGACTCTCGCCGTCAGATCTCTGACGCCGATAGCCGCCGTGAGCTTTTATATGTAGCCTTGTATTTATTAATTTGGGGTGAGTCCGCTAATCTAAGGTTTATGCCTGAATGCATATGTTACATATTTCATCACATGGCTATGGAGTTGAATAGAATACTAGAGGATTATATCGATGAGAATACCGGGAGGCCGGTTTTGCCGTCGATATCGGGCGAAAACGCGTTTTTGGAACGCGTGGTTAAGCCGATATACGATACGGTTAAACTAGAGGTGGAGTTTAGTAGGAACGGGACTGCGCCACACGCGAACTGGCGAAATTACGATGACATTAACGAGTATTTTTGGGATAAGAGGTGTTTCGATAAGTTGAAGTGGCCGATTGATATTGGAAGTAATTTTTTCGCGACGACGAGTAGAGGGAAGCGGGTGGGGAAGACGGGGTTTGTGGAGCAGAGGTCGTTTTTAAACCTGTTTAGAAGCTTTGATAAGTTGTGGATCATGTTGTTTATGTTTTTACAAGCGGCGATTATTGTGGCGTGGAAAGATAGGAAGACGTATCCGTGGGAGGCGTTGGAGGATCGGGATGTTCAGGTTAAGGCTTTGAGCGTGTTTATTACGTGGAGCGCGTTGAGGTTGTTGCAGGCGGTTCTTGATGTTGTAATGCAGTATAAGCTGGTTTCGAGGGAGACGTTGTGGCTTGGGGTTAGAATGGTGTTGAAGATCGTTACGTCTGTCGTTTGGATTATCATCTTTCTAGTGTTCTACACTAGGATGTGGAGTCAGAGGAACAACGATGGGCGTTGGACAAGCGCAGCTAATAAACGCGTGGTGAATTTTCTTGAAGTTGTGTTTGTATTCATCCTCCCCGAAATTTTAGCgcttgttttgtttattatcCCGTGGGTTCGTAACTTTCTCGAAAACACTAACTGGAGAGTCTTTTACATCATAACTTGGTGGTTTCAGAGTAAAGCGTTTGTCGGTCGTGGACTTAGGGAAGGTCTAGTCGATAACATCAAGTATTCGTTGTTCTGGATCGCAGTTCTCGCCACCAAGTTTACTTTTAGCTACTTCTTGCAGATAAAACCGATGATTCAACCCACAAAGGCCATTTTAGACCTCGACGATGTGGAATACGAATGGCATCAGTTCTTCGGTAACAGTAACAGGTTTGCTGTAGGGCTGTTATGGCTACCCGTTGTGTTGATttacttaatggatttacagatCTGGTACTCGATTTACTCTTCGTTTGTGGGTGCGGGTGTTGGGTTGCTTAGCCATTTGGGTGAGATTCGAAATGTACAACAGTTGAGGTTACGGTTTCAGTTTTTCGCTAGTGCGATGCAGTTTAATCTCATGCCGGAAGAACAGTTGCTGAACACAAGAGGGACTTTAAGGAGTAAGTTTAAAGATGCCCTTCATAGATTTCAATTAAGATATGGTTTCGGAACACCGTTTAAGAAACTTGATTCGAATCAAATCGAGGCCCATAAATTTGCATTGATTTGGAATGAAATAATCTTAACGTTTAGAGAAGAAGATATTGTTAGTGATCGTGAAGTCGAACTTCTGGAATTACCGCAAAATACGTGGAATGTTAACGTCGTAAGGTGGCCGTGCTTTTTATTAGCTAACGAATTACTTCTTGCGCTACGGCAAGCGAAAGAATTGGTAGACGCGCCTGACAAGTGGCTATGGTCGAAAATCAAGAAACACGAGTACAGACGTTGTTCTGTCATTGAAACTTACGATAGCGTCCGACACTTGCTGCTCACGATCGTACAATACAACACTCAGGAGCACTCAATTGTCACGACGATTTTTCAAGAAATCGATAACTCGATCAATATCGGAAAGTTTACCAAGACTTTTAACATGTATGCGCTTCCGAAGATCCATAACCATCTGATCACTCTTGTGGGTTTGTTAACAAAGTCGAAAAAAGATGTCAACAAGGTGATTAACATACTCCAAGCACTTTACGAGGTTGTTATTCGCGACTTCTTTAGAGAAAAACGAACGATGAATGAGCTGAAAGAAGACGGGCTGGCCCCACATAGACCGCTTTCAGGAGCGGGTTTGCTTTTCGAGAATGCGGTTGAGTTACCCGGTTCAGAAAACGAGAATTTCTATAGACAGACGCGAAGACTGCACACGATTCTTACTTCACGTGACTCCATGAATAACATTCCGGTGAATATAGAAGCGAGAAGACGGATTGCGTTCTTTAGCAACTCGCTGTTTATGAATATTCCTCACGCACCACAAGTTGAAAAGATGATGGCGTTTAGCGTCTTGACGCCGTATTACAACGAAGAAGTGGTGTACAGTAAGGAGCAGCTTAGAACCGAAAATGAAGACGGGATTTCCGTTCTTTATTATTTGCAAACGATATACGCTGATGAATGGGTTAACTTTTTGCAAAGGATGAAACGAGAAGGAATGGTGTCGGAAGATGAGTTATGGACGAATAAGCTGAGAGATCTTCGGCTTTGGGCTTCGTATAGAGGCCAGACGCTGGCCCGTACGGTTCGGGGAATGATGTACTATTACCGGGCTCTAAAAATGCTGGCGTTTCTTGATTCGGCTTCCGAAATGGACATTCGTGAAGGCGCACGGGAGCTCGTTCCGTTAGGGAGTATTAGCAGTGCGGATGGTTCCATTCGTGCGGGTCGGAGTTTACAAAGAGCGGATAGTACGATGAGTACTATGTTTAAGGGGCATGAGTATGGAACCGCATTGATGAAGTACACTTATGTTGTTGCGTGTCAGATATACGGTACTCAAAAGGCGAAAAAAGATCCCCACGCTGAAGAGATTTTGTATTTGATGAAAAACAATGAAGCTCTTCGCGTTGCGTATGTTGATGAGGTGGTGAAACGAGACGGAACGGATTATTATTCCGTTCTTGTGAAGTACGATCAGGAATTAGAAAAAGAAGTCGAAGTTTATCGGGTGAAGTTACCAGGTCCGTTAAAGCTCGGAGAAGGAAAACCCGAGAATCAAAACCATGCGCTTATTTTTACTCGCGGGGATGCGGTTCAAACTATCGACATGAATCAAGATAATTACTTCGAAGAAGCTCTTAAAATGAGGAATTTACTCGAAGAATACAAAATGAAATACGGTCTTCGCAAGCCGAATATTTTGGGAGTTAGAGAAAACATCTTTACGGGTTCCGTTTCTTCACTTGCTTGGTTCATGTCGGCTCAAGAAACGAGTTTTGTCACATTGGGTCAACGGGTTTTAGCCAACCCGTTGAAAATCCGGTTGCATTATGGCCATCCTGATGTGTTCGATCGGTTTTGGTTCTTAACTCGGGGCGGGCTTAGTAAAGCTTCCAGATTAATCAACTTAAGTGAAGACATTTTTGCTGGATTTAACTGCACGTTAAGAGGCGGGAATGTGACGCACCATGAGTATATTCAAGTCGGTAAAGGAAGAGATGTTGGGTTAAACCAAGTATCGATGTTTGAGGCGAAAGTCGCAAGCGGAAATGGTGAGCAAGTTCTTAGTCGAGACGTGTATAGATTGGGTCATAGGCTTGATTTTTTCAGAATGCTTTCGTTTTTCTACACGACGGTTGGTTTCTTTTTCAACACGATGATGATTTCGTTAACCGTTTACGCGTTCTTGTGGGGCCGGTTATATCTTGCGCTTAGCGGGGTCGAGAATTCTGTCACAGGAGATGCCAGCACAAATCGAGCGTTAGGGACAATCTTAAACCAGCAGTTTATCGTCCAACTTGGTATTTTCACCGCTTTACCGATGATTGTCGAAAATACCCTCGAGTTAGGGTTTCTCTCAGCCATCTGGGATTTCATAACAATGCAGCTTCAGCTTTCTTCGGTTTTCTACACCTTTTCGTTAGGAACTCGTTCGCATTATTTCGGGCGAACGATTCTTCACGGGGGTGCAAAATACCGCGCAACGGGTCGTGGTTTTGTCGTCGAACACAAGAAATTCGCCGAAAATTACCGACTCTACGCTCGAAGCCATTTCATAAAAGCAATCGAGCTCGGTTTGATCCTAACCGTTTACGCTGGATACAGTCCCGTTGCTAAAGGAACATTCACGTACATCGCATTAACTATTTCAAGTTGGTTCCTTGTGTTTTCATGGATTATGGCACCGTTTGTGTTCAATCCCTCCGGGTTTGATTGGTTAAAAACGGTTTACGATTACGACGATTTCATGAACTGGATCGGGTTTCGTGGGGGCGTGTTCGCAAAATCCGAAGAGAGTTGGGAACGATGGTGGTATGAAGAGCAAGATCATTTGAGGAACACCGGTTTATTCGGGAAAATTTTCGAAATTATTTTGGATTTACGGTTTTTCTTTTTCCAATACGGGATCGTTTACCAGTTGGGTATCGCCGCTGGTAGCAAAAGCTTTGCAGTATATATACTTTCTTGGATTTACGTGATTGTGGCTCTTGTATTGTATACGGTAGTGGTCTACGCGCGTGATAAATATTCTGCCCGGGAACATATTTATTATCGGTTAGTTCAGTTTCTGGTTGTTGCTCTTGGGATACTGATACTAATCGCTTTGTTGGAGTTCACACAGTTCAAGTTTCTTGATATCTTCACGAGTCTGTTGGCGTTCCTTCCCACTGGTTGGGGATTTCTTTTGATTGCGCAAGTATTCCGGCCCGTTTTGGAGAAAACTATATTCTGGGGTACTGTTGTGTCTGTGGCCCGCACGTACGATACTATGTTTGGCGTGATTGTCTTGACCCCAGTGGCGGTTTTATCATGGATGCCGGGTTTCCAGTCGATGCAAACGAGAATCTTGTTTAATGAAGCTTTTAGTCGGGGTCTGCGTATTTTCCAGATCATTGTTGGAAAGAAATCAAAAGCTTAA